cacggcgggtcgcccgcgagggctgtggccgcagagaacgccactgtacggtacccccgtatcgcccttaccgcgatcaccttctgcgcctgccggagaaggcgcttattctccgcggcaagggcgtccacccaaacgggggcgccgtacatcgccatactccggcacacgccggagtacagcttccgtacagcgtcgctgggcccacccagattgggcaggagtcggcccagcgacgcagccgtcctgatgatcctttgccccagctctcggaagtgggggacaaaggaccatctcccgtcgaggatgaggcccaggtatttcatctgggcactcaccctcaactcctcatgacccacctggaggcgcgcccctgggggaggtcctcgcgtccgggccccgcggaagaggaggacttcggtcttatccagtcggacccgaagccccaacctctctatgcggccgaccaaaagggcgaggcccgtttcggccagccgcgccgcctcaccgaaattcgcaccccgggacgtgaagagagtgtcatccgcatagcagatgacacccgtcccggggggaagccggcaccgcaggacccaatcgtatgcgatgtcccacaggatagggccgagaatcgacccctgcgGGACACCGCACCCGACGCCCCGTCGGACCATTTGACCTCCCctgtcctcgtacaggacgacccgctcctccaggtacgcccccaacagcccccgcaggtacgagggcactccgaagtaccggagcgcctcccgtattacacagtgcgggatactgttgaaggcgttggcgatgtctaacgacgtcgccagggtcacctcgccttctctgtccgcctcctccgtcaccgaccgcagacgcctgagggcgtcgatggtggacctcttggcccggaatccgtactgcacgtcagagagacgcggtcccgggccttcctccacatgccgaacgaggcgagaggccacaacactctctagggccttcccagcctcgctcagcaggaccagaggtcgcaccgccgaagccgagtccaagggccggctccccttcggaataaggcagagccggccctccttccataatttcgggaactgcccctctcgcagacagcggttgagcagcccccgaaactcctccccgaggtgcacgagaatcagcgcaagcactttcccgtgcaccccgtctggacccggtgccctcttccttgtctggaggcggtcgaggaccacctccatttcgacgtcggtgacgggaggcggatctgcctccacctcttctccctccgcgtcaggcggctgtcgggccatcctcggaggagaaaaccctcgcggattgccggggaatagatccccgacaatctcccccagcagagctggctgaagggtctccgttagcggggtcgcctgtgggcgcaatttgtctcgcgcccacttatacggccggccccatgggtctctttcgataccctccaccagctcctcgaaggcttcctccttggcccgaccgatggccagctgcagctccttacggttttccacatacaccgcatacagctgaccatccctctcctcgtcccggggactgcgccgcctgcttcgactataggcccttcgggccgcgttgcaggcgacgcgaagggcggcaatctccgccgaccaccaatagaccgcccgcctagggggggctcgacctacgcttggcatggccgcccggcacaccgctgtgaaagcgtcgccgagacggtcagccgcgtcgtccacccccattccgtctagaggcgggaggctccagcggccgacgatggccgcctcttccgccagctcccggtcaagccgcgtaagggcccagcgcgggaaccggctgcgcacccgggacgatgatgccgcctgacattggggggcggccgacacctcgaaccgaatatacaagtggtccgagagtgtctccacccccccttccaccctccagtccgacacggagcgcgcggcggagggggtggcgaacgtcaagtccaccaccgatccgcccgtccgtcgcacgcacgtgtgggctgtccccctgtttaggagagacagccccgcggccagcgcccactcttccacctttcgccccttgggctccgtggccgggttcccccacgccgttgatttggcgttgaagtcaCCGGCCACGAAGACCTTTAGGGGCGCTAACCGCCTTATTTCCGGCCCCAGGGCATCCAAGAACCGCTCCAGGGCCGGCAAatcccggttcggggagaagtaaacaccaattatggcgtactctccccgaaccgccacCACAAAGCCGTTCCCTCTCTTCTTAATCGCGAGGGGAGGGGCGGCACCAGGCCTAGCCACGATGGCCACGAGGCCATCCAGATCCCCCGCCCAGTGAGGCAGGGAGGGAACCGCGTACGGCTCCGCGACCACCGCGACATCCAAATCCCACTCCGCCATGGATTGCAGGAGGAGATCCTGCGCCCTAGCGGAGTGGTTGAGGTTGGCCTGGAGGAAGGTGACCCCCATCACTCCTCCATTTGGCCGACTGGCGCCTCCCCTTGCCTTCCCTCGCGCGGAGGAGGGGACGGCCCTTTCCCTCGGATCGGGGGTGGGTTGCAGGCCCTACCCCCCATCACGTGGCCCGCCGGCTTGCCGGCGTCGCGGCATACCGCGCAGCGGGGCTCCGCTGTGCAGGAGGCGGACAAATGCCCTGCCTCCCCGCACCTATAGCAGAGCCGGCTGCGGTCCGTCTGCGAGGGGCACAGTGATGCGGTGTGCCCCTTCCCCATGCACTTGTAGCAGTgcatggggcgcgcctccaggtgccgGAGCTGCACTCGACTCCAGCCTACCGTGAGGCTGCCCGCCTCGATCAGCTTTTTAGCCGTCGTGACCGGGCAGCGCATCAGGGCAGAGCCAGAGCCCCGCCAGTCTGAGCGGATTTCACCCACCCAGACCTGGTCCTCCGTGCAGCTCCCGGCTTGCGCGACCGCAGCCTTTATCCGCTGCGCCGTTGCCGCATCATTCAGGCCCGTCACGCGGAAGTCCGCGGTTTTGACGGGCCTGGAAACGTCCGCGACGCCGGAAAGGGCCGCCTTCAAGGCCGATGCAAGCGCATCTGCCTTGTCTGAGTTGGAGGGGCCAGAGACCTCGATTAGCCTCGCTCCGGTCGCACTCGGGCGAATCCGAAGCGAGCCGATTCCTAGCCCCTCCAGGCTCACCGCCTGCTCGGCCTTGAGGAGGGCGGAGCTGTATGTGGCCCCTTTTTGCGCTGCCTCTGGCTGTAACTTGAGAATTACAGCCGAGGAGCTAGGGGCCGACAGCTTGGCCGCCCTCGCTGGCGCCGCCCTGGGGGGTGCCTTGGGCGCCGTTGCAGTGGCCTTTGTTGGGGCCGCCGCCGGTCGCTCCGCAGGTTTGGGCTGGGACTTCTTTCCCACGCCCTTCCCCTTCCCCCTCCTCCCCCGGACTTCGACCCAGGGGAGCTCCGGGCATTCGTCGACCACAGCTGTTGAGGTCGACGGCCCGAAGGGCCCCCACTCTGTCGCTCCCCCAGCACCTACCCCCTTACAACCCCGCCTCTCAGAGGCCGGGCGTGCAGGGGCCCGAACCTCCAACTCCACCGGCTGCTCAAGCCGCGGCGCCGGACCCAGGCCGGAGGCCTCCTCAATGGCCGTCCTTGCAGCCCTCGCCACCTCGGAGTTGTCACCCGCCAGAGGTGGACGAGTGGCACTCCGAGGACATCCAGCCAGTCCTAGCGCTGCCAGACGGCCATCAATTAATCTGGCCATCCTCTGCTCCAGCTCATCCTCCACTGGAGCTGCCTGCCGCTGTACCGTCCGCGCAGCCTGAGCAGCCTCACGGCGGGCCTCCTCGAACCCCCGGCGGAGCGCAGCGACCTCAGCCTTCATAATGGCCACCTCCCTTTGGAGGCGACCATTATCGGCCTTAAGGCGTCGAACTTCGTCCGACTCGCTGCGCGCCACCAGGGTGTCCACGATATCCCTGATATCCGAGGAGGCCCGCATAATTTTGGAGTTGAAGCCCCCCTTGAGGGCGGCAGTCTTCCCGACGAGGCTGGTTATAATACCCAGCCTCTCCACCGCAGTGGCCATGAGTCCATCAGCACCCATGGCCCCAAAGTCCCGCGCATCAATGGGGGCCACCACCACATCATCGTCCCCACCATTCAGGGGTCCTCCCCTCCGGAAGGCCCGAGCCCCTAGAGAGGCCGAGAAGGAAGCCTCGGCATCCTCCTCTTGACTCCTCCTCGCTTCAGCCCGGGCCCTCGTCAGGTGCGAGGCACCCCGAGCCTTGCCCCTCTTCGCCACTGATTGTGCTCGTGGCACACCGACCTCAGTGTCGGTGCCGGAACCAGTCGCCACCTCAGAATAGAGGCGCTTGTTGCCCAGCACCGACTCCGACAACGAGGTGATGGAGCCCGCACTTCCCAACAGGCTCCCCATCCTCTCTTGGCCCACAGCGAGGCCACTCCCGTCAGTTTCCTCCCCAGCGGAATGTTCAGACCCTGAACATTCCATTTCCCCCCTTCCCTTTgtttggccctgagaagggccttttgggtggccctgagaagggccttttgggtggccctgagaagggccttttgggtggccctgagaagggccttttgggtggccctgagaagggccttttttcAGGAAACGCCCGCGGGCGTCCCTCATTATTTGGTCATTAGACGACATTCTTCACAGTTCGCAAATTGCTCCTTCTGCACAGTGCACTTTAGCCGTCGGCCTAACCACTCCGTTACGGTGGTTAGGACGCGACGTTGCCCGGGGAACGCGACGTGGACGCAAGCACTGTGGGGTGGTTCCCCTGGTCCTCCGtgaacctaacctaaccttttttttttttttttttgttttcgcaggggaatgcatttacgcactgagtgtgggactcctgggcagctaatcggcccagactacccactaaacccctgcggatgccatcggccgctttacaaagaggcgcctcggatctaactagcacaaggcgcctcagcgactggccggtctctttcaccagagaccggactcttcactctcaggggccctccgacatctggaggacccctgccgccgggtgggacctctgtcccaccgattcagggggggcgcccgcaggcgcgcccccaaccaccaaggcgagccgcacgccatccagtccggaagcagaccggaggcagcggctctccgtcttattcggccgcagaggatagggacagcggcgcaccgtaataccggcagtcctcctcctctgcggccccaccgaccaccatgcctgcgccatggccgcgcctcattcggccgcagaggatagggacagcggcgcaccgtaataccggcagtcctcctcctctgcggccccaccgatcaccatgtttgcgccatggccgcgcctggtcgcggaggatagggagagcggcgcaccgtaataccaacccctcctcttcccccgcgacccctaccacggctgtaagagtagagggcttagccctcttctctcacagccactgagccaattggctctccaacctgggttacccgacatgggtaacccaccaccagttgccaggacatttgccaacggctaacaagacccctaaacggggagttattaaccgtcgcccagggtgcaccagcccaataacttg
The genomic region above belongs to Plodia interpunctella isolate USDA-ARS_2022_Savannah chromosome 7, ilPloInte3.2, whole genome shotgun sequence and contains:
- the LOC128671487 gene encoding uncharacterized protein LOC128671487, with the translated sequence MGVTFLQANLNHSARAQDLLLQSMAEWDLDVAVVAEPYAVPSLPHWAGDLDGLVAIVARPGAAPPLAIKKRGNGFVVAVRGEYAIIGVYFSPNRDLPALERFLDALGPEIRRLAPLKVFVAGDFNAKSTAWGNPATEPKGRKVEEWALAAGLSLLNRGTAHTCVRRTGGSVVDLTFATPSAARSVSDWRVEGGVETLSDHLYIRFEVSAAPQCQAA